Below is a window of Musa acuminata AAA Group cultivar baxijiao chromosome BXJ3-11, Cavendish_Baxijiao_AAA, whole genome shotgun sequence DNA.
GGGCGGCCCTTGACGCCCCGGACCGATCCGGCCCAGCAACCCCCGAACGGGGAACAGCTCGGGGTTGGGGGAGCCTCTGGGCGGGCAATGGACCTGAGGGGTCCTCTCGCGCAGGACACGCTCACACCATGCCGAGCCACCCCATCTCATATGGAGCCTGACACTATATCATCTGACTCGGTTGACGACTCGTTCAGAGCCCAGTTGTCCTGGGTCAATCAGCGCCTGGACACGTTCCAGCGCGAGCTTCGAAGATCGCATAGTGAGCCCAGCGAGGGCACTTCGGGTGGGTCCCCCTTTACCCAGGAAGTACAAGACAAGcgggtacccctcaacttcaggttcCCAACATTGGAAACATACGATGGAGGCTCCGATCCCATGGAGCATGTCTCTGTATTCTGGGCCCAGATGGCCCTTTACGGTGCCTCTGATGCGTTGATGTGCCGAGCATTTCCGACCACTATGCGCGGCTCGGCGCGGACCTGGCTCAGCCGACTGCGCTAAGCTTCAGTCTCGTCCTTCGACCAGTTGGCTCAGGAATTTGAGCAAAGTTTCTTCTCCAACGCGCGGCCTAGGCCCTCCATAGCCACTTTGCTCGCACTATCTCAGTGCAAGGACGAGTCGCTCTCTTAGTTCGTGGCATGGTTCGCCACCGAGATCCGAGGTTTTCCggatgctcacccttctctaaTCTTGCAGGCCTTTCTGATGGGTCTCAAACCTTCAAGGTTCTTTTGGTCGCTGATCGAGAAGCCGCCAGCGACCATTTCTAAGATGCTTCTACGCGCCAACCAGCACGTTGCTGCCAAGGCTTTGGTGGCAGGGAGGCGCACGGAAGGCAAGAAGTCGCGGATGGAGTTGTCTCAAGGAATGGCCTCGGCGTCCCGATGCCTCCCCTCCGGGGGCCCAATCGACAAGAGCTATTGCTCCCAAGACCACCACCTCTCCTCCTAAACGCATCCCGCACCGAGATCTTCATCCAGATTAAAGAGACGGGCCTCTTGCAGTAGCCTCTCCCTATGAAGGCTGCCCACAGAGACCAATCTAAATACTGTAGGTTCCACCGGGACCACGACCACGACATGGAGGACTGCCATGACCTCTGGAACCAGATAGAAGAACTAATCTGGAGAGGCCACCTTGCATGCTATCTCAAGTCCCGGGAGGTGACTCCGCGCCCTAGAGGGCCCCCCGAGAGACAGATCGACGTCATCTCTGGCGGGCTGGTAGCCGGCGACACTAGCATGACAGCAAGAAAGGCCTACACACGTAGTACGGTGGAGAAGCGTCCCTGGCCTGAGCACGAGCCTACAATTACCTTTGGAGCTGGAGAGGTCGAGCGCTCCCACCATGACGATGCTCTGGTGATCTCCGTCCAAATCGCCAATGCCCAAGTCAAGAGGGTGATGGTTGATACGGGGAGTTCCGCCGACGTCCTCTACTTCGATGCCTTTGGGAGGCTCGGTTTGACCCAGGAAAAACTTACCCCTGTGACATCAGCTCTTACAGGGTTCACCGTAGATTCCATCTCCCCGCTTAAAACCACAATGCTCCCCATTACCCTCAGGGAGGAACCGAGGATGAAAACaataatgaccaccttcatggtgGTCGACCTACCATCGGCCTACAATGTCATCCTCGGCCGCCCGACCCTCAACAGGATCCAGGCGGTGGTCTCTACTTATCACAgaaccatcaagttcccaaccTTGGTAGGGATTGGGGAGGCTTAGAGCGACCCAAGGGAGTCGAGGTGATGCTACCTCATCGCAGTGGCACTCCCGCCAAAGCCTCGCCCAATCCCGGTTCTCGACCCCTGTGAGGCCACCTGTACCACAAATGATGCTGGAGCCCCCGGAGTAGCTTATCGAGGTGCCCTTGAAGCAGGGCAGACCCGACCATACCGTTAGAGTCGAGATTGCGCTCCCCGAAGTGAACCAACTCCACCTTGTCGATTTTCTAAGGGAGAACGCTGACCTATTTGCGTGGTCCCCTGAGGAGATGCCTGGGATCGACTCAGAGGTGGTGCAAGACTGACTCAACGTCGACCCCAGGGCGCGGTCGGTAAGGCAAAAGCTTTGAAGGTTCACCCCCGACCGGCAGAGGGTGATTCGAGACGAGGTCGATCGCCTCATAAAGGCCAGGTTCATCGTCGAGGTTAAGTACCCTCGGTGGTTATCTAATGTAGTCCTCGTCAGAAAGCCTAATGGAAGTTGGAGAATGTGTATTGATTATACCGATCTCAATCGAGCATGCCCCAAGGACTGCTACCCACTCCCTAGGATAGACCAGTTGGTTGACGCCACCGCCGGTCATGAATGCCTTACGGTCTTGGACGCGTTCTccggctacaaccaaatccggatgGTGACCCAAGACCAGGAAGATACTGCCTTCGTCACCAACCAAGGGGCGTACTATTACAAAGCAATGCCTTTTGGCCTGAAGAACGCCGGCGTGACCTACCAAAGGATGGTCGACAAGCTTTTCAAATACCAGCTCGAGAGAAACATGGAGGTGTACATagatgacatgattgtaaaaagtaAGGTCGTAGGGACACATTTGGCTCACCTAGCGGAAACATTCCAAACCCTCAGACAGTTCAATTTGCATCTGAACCCAACAAAGTGCGTCTTCGGGGTCAGCTCGGGGAAGTTCCTTGGCTTCATCATTCATCGACGGAgaattgacgccaacccagagAAAGTTCATGCCATTACTAAGATGCACTCCCCCCGCTCAGCCAAAGAAGTACAGCGATTTGCTGGGAGGCTGGCAGTGCTCAGCAGGTTCGTATCGCGTTCGAGCGATAAGAGCCTCCCTTTTTTTTGAGTTCTTCGATGGGCCGGCAACTTCACTTGGACCCTGGAATGCGAGGAGGCCTTCGAGAAGTTGAAGGAATGCCTCGTCCGCTTGCCCTGGCTCACCTCGCCTGAACCAGGCGAGACCCTCGGCCTCTACCTGGTGGCCTCGCCACAAGCCGTCAATTCAGTGCTAGTTCGGGAGGTACCACCGACGCAACAGCCGGTGCATTACGTTAGCCACGTCCTCGGAGGGCCCGAAATATGCTACCCCCCGATCAAAAGGCTGGCTCTTGCCCTGGTCCTGACAGCTCGGAAGTTACggccctacttccaagctcatACAATTAGAATAGTCACCGACCAACCGCTACGGTAAACCCTATCCAACTTCAACACATCGGGTCGCATGCTACGGTTGTCAGTCAAGCTCAACGAATTCGACATCCAGTACTCCCCCAGGACCGCTGTTAAAGCTCAGGTGCTAGCCGATTTCATTTCCGAGCTGACGCCCGAGGACTAGGCTATAGGGCGGCAAAGTGGCCGGGGCACGTGGACGTTGCACGTAGATGGTTCTTCCACTTCTGAGGGAGCCTGGGTCAGTTTCGTCCTCAGAGGTCAGTCAGGAGAGGCCTATGAAAGATCTCTCTAATTAAAGTTCCgggccaccaacaacgaagctGAGTACGAGGCACTACTCCATGGTCTGCGTCTCGCTCTGGAGTTACATGTGGGCGACCTTGAAGTCTTCAGTGACTCCCAACTAGTAATAGGGCACATCAATGGGAGCTGCGAAGCCCGAGACCCCACGATGATATATTATCTAATGGAGGTAAAACGACTCGCCGCTGTTTCGACCACTTTTCAGTCACCAGAATACCTCGGGCGCAGAACGAGCGGGCCGATGCGCTGGCCAAATCAGCCTCCACCCGCACCCTTGAGTCGTCCTGGCCACTAAGTCCGTGGCGGTCCCGACCATACCGACTCACGAGGTCGCCGAAACAAATCTACCTCCAAATTGGATAGAAGAGATCCTCCGCTACAAGGCGGGTGGTAAAGAACCTGACGATCCCGCGGCTGCAAGATGGCTGAGGTGAGCTCAAGCGTGGTACTGCATCATCGACGGAAGATTGTACCAAAGGGCATTCTCTCAACCCCTCCTGCGCTGCCTCGCGTCGTTGGAGGTTGAAGCCTgtaagagctagccctaggaaatttactaaagggtaattttggtaacccaacaaagacaatcaaacagaaataataaaaatcataagaacaccagatttacgtggttcggtcaattgacctacatctacggacgaaagaggagcaaatcactattttaaaagagggactattacaaatgccttaggaagatgtttctaggccataaaacactcgaatatattaaacaagaaaaactcaaactataagcctaaactatttaattgagtgtggacttaaacccaaagcaaacacttaggtttttcttgtggtgcatctgacttcaaaacccagacccttatttatagttccaataggagataacaagcctgattttcccgatgtgggactatgtgggacttgcca
It encodes the following:
- the LOC103971180 gene encoding uncharacterized protein LOC103971180, which translates into the protein MEDCHDLWNQIEELIWRGHLACYLKSREVTPRPRGPPERQIDVISGGLVAGDTSMTARKAYTRSTVEKRPWPEHEPTITFGAGEVERSHHDDALVISVQIANAQVKRVMVDTGSSADVLYFDAFGRLGLTQEKLTPVTSALTGFTVDSISPLKTTMLPITLREEPRMKTIMTTFMVVDLPSAYNVILGRPTLNRIQAVVSTYHRTIKFPTLVGIGEA